In the Mycolicibacterium thermoresistibile genome, one interval contains:
- a CDS encoding patatin-like phospholipase family protein: protein MANRRALVLAGGGLAGIAWETGVLLGIADESPHTADLLLTSDVLVGTSAGSAVAAQLGSGAPLTRLFERQLDPNTAEIKPRVAIDDLTAEFLEAVRRPGSTVEKLRRIGAVALSTGTVGEAERRAVIAARLPAHDWPDRDLRLSAVDVGTGELVCFDRDSGVPLVDAVAASCAVPGVWPPVTIGERRYMDGGVASTVNMALAADCDTVVALVPSRRDTPSPFGPGPAREIDEFGGAAVGVFADDASVAAFGADPLDPACRAPAARAGRAQGRREAARLAEFLGRRTG, encoded by the coding sequence GTGGCCAACAGACGTGCGCTGGTCCTCGCCGGCGGGGGACTGGCAGGCATCGCCTGGGAGACCGGTGTCCTGCTGGGCATCGCCGACGAATCGCCGCACACCGCCGACCTGCTGCTCACCTCCGATGTGCTGGTGGGAACCTCGGCCGGATCGGCGGTCGCCGCGCAACTGGGCAGCGGTGCCCCGCTCACCCGGCTTTTCGAGCGGCAACTCGACCCGAACACCGCCGAGATCAAACCGCGGGTCGCGATCGATGACCTGACCGCGGAGTTCCTCGAGGCGGTGCGGCGACCCGGCAGCACCGTGGAGAAGCTGCGGCGCATCGGCGCGGTCGCACTGTCCACCGGGACGGTCGGCGAGGCGGAACGCCGCGCCGTGATCGCCGCCCGGCTGCCCGCACACGACTGGCCCGACCGGGACCTGCGCCTCTCCGCGGTCGACGTCGGCACCGGTGAACTGGTGTGCTTCGACCGCGATTCCGGTGTGCCGCTGGTCGATGCGGTCGCGGCCAGCTGCGCGGTGCCCGGCGTGTGGCCGCCGGTGACCATCGGCGAACGCCGCTACATGGACGGCGGCGTCGCCAGCACCGTCAACATGGCGCTGGCCGCCGACTGCGACACCGTCGTCGCACTGGTGCCGTCCCGCCGCGACACACCCAGCCCGTTCGGGCCCGGACCGGCCCGCGAAATCGACGAATTCGGCGGGGCCGCTGTCGGAGTCTTCGCCGACGACGCGTCGGTCGCGGCGTTCGGCGCCGACCCGCTCGACCCGGCCTGCCGCGCCCCGGCCGCCCGCGCCGGCCGTGCCCAGGGCCGGCGGGAGGCCGCCCGGCTCGCCGAGTTCCTCGGCCGGCGGACCGGCTGA
- a CDS encoding SRPBCC family protein yields the protein MRPPEPLNLEQSRAIPVDVETAYHGTMSLPLPTLFRHRYGPIPPVAATHNETGGWGAAGDTRTVALTGGGTMHEELTRVDPPRSFEYHLSRITGPLSPLVHHIDGRFRFEPVGTGTEVTWRWALHPRSVLATPVLPVFARLWRGYARRALEVLSDELLTGAGE from the coding sequence ATGCGCCCACCCGAGCCGTTGAACCTCGAGCAGTCCCGCGCCATCCCCGTCGACGTGGAGACGGCCTATCACGGCACGATGTCGCTGCCGCTGCCCACCCTGTTCCGCCACCGGTACGGGCCGATCCCACCGGTGGCGGCCACCCACAACGAGACCGGCGGCTGGGGCGCGGCGGGCGACACCCGCACCGTCGCACTCACCGGCGGCGGGACCATGCACGAGGAACTCACCCGCGTCGACCCGCCGCGGTCGTTCGAATATCACCTGTCCCGGATCACCGGGCCGCTGTCGCCGTTGGTGCACCACATCGACGGGCGGTTCCGGTTCGAGCCGGTCGGAACCGGAACCGAGGTGACCTGGCGGTGGGCGCTGCACCCCCGCTCGGTACTCGCCACGCCCGTGCTGCCGGTGTTCGCCCGGCTCTGGCGCGGATACGCTCGCCGGGCGTTGGAGGTGCTCTCCGACGAACTGCTGACCGGGGCGGGGGAGTGA
- a CDS encoding NAD(P)H-dependent amine dehydrogenase family protein, giving the protein MTFRVVQWATGGVGIAAIKGVLEHPELELVGCWVHSPDKAGRDVGEIIGAEPLGITATNSIDDILALDADAVIYAPLLPDPDEVAALLRSGKNVVTPLGWFYPTEKQAAPLRAAALEGGATLHGTGIAPGGISEKLPLMFSALATGVTFVRAEEFSDLRTYDAPDVVRHVMGFGDTPEKALSGPMQKLLDGGFIQAVRMCVDKIGFAADPQVRSRQEIAVATAPIESPIGVIEPGQVAGRRFHWEALAGDEVVVRVTVNWLMGEEDLDPPWDFGPAGQRYEIEVRGNPDFTVTINGFQSEPGDHGPEAGIVATAAHCVNSVPAVCAADPGLLTYLDMPLISGRAAPRLT; this is encoded by the coding sequence ATGACCTTCCGGGTGGTGCAGTGGGCGACGGGCGGAGTCGGCATCGCCGCCATCAAGGGCGTGCTCGAACACCCCGAGCTGGAACTCGTCGGCTGCTGGGTGCATTCGCCGGACAAGGCCGGCCGCGACGTCGGCGAGATCATCGGCGCCGAACCGCTCGGGATCACCGCCACCAACAGCATCGACGACATCCTGGCGCTCGACGCCGACGCGGTGATCTACGCGCCGCTGCTGCCCGACCCCGATGAGGTGGCGGCGCTGCTGCGGTCGGGCAAGAACGTCGTCACCCCGCTCGGCTGGTTCTATCCCACCGAGAAGCAGGCCGCACCGCTGCGGGCCGCCGCGCTGGAAGGCGGCGCCACCCTGCACGGCACCGGAATCGCGCCCGGCGGGATCAGTGAGAAGCTGCCGCTGATGTTCTCCGCACTCGCCACCGGTGTGACTTTCGTTCGGGCCGAGGAGTTCTCCGATCTGCGCACCTACGACGCCCCGGACGTGGTGCGCCATGTGATGGGGTTCGGCGACACCCCGGAGAAGGCACTGAGCGGCCCGATGCAGAAACTGCTCGACGGCGGTTTCATCCAGGCGGTGCGCATGTGCGTCGACAAGATCGGCTTCGCCGCCGACCCGCAGGTGCGCTCCCGGCAGGAGATCGCGGTGGCCACCGCGCCCATCGAATCCCCGATCGGCGTCATCGAACCCGGTCAGGTCGCCGGCCGCCGGTTCCACTGGGAGGCGCTCGCCGGCGACGAGGTGGTGGTCCGGGTCACCGTGAACTGGCTGATGGGGGAGGAGGACCTGGATCCGCCCTGGGATTTCGGGCCGGCCGGGCAACGGTACGAGATCGAGGTGCGTGGCAACCCGGATTTCACCGTGACGATCAACGGTTTTCAGTCCGAACCCGGCGATCACGGCCCGGAGGCCGGGATCGTCGCCACCGCCGCCCACTGCGTCAACTCCGTCCCGGCGGTGTGCGCGGCCGACCCGGGGCTGCTCACCTACCTCGACATGCCGCTGATCAGCGGTCGCGCCGCACCGCGACTGACCTGA
- a CDS encoding fatty acid--CoA ligase has protein sequence MQSTMQPIPLTVAAIMRYAIEVHGDRTVTTATGDGGYRHATYADLGREAARLANALRRLGITGDERVATFQWNNQEHLATYVAVPSMGAVLHTLNIRLFPEQLQFIAYEAQDRVVIVDASLVPLLAPVLPTMETVHTVIVVGAGDLSPLQVPGKQVLRYEEILAAESDEFDWPELDENSAAAMCYTSGTTGHPKGVVYSHRSSYLHSTAVCSGNGLGLGFEDRVLPIVPMFHANAWGLPYAALMAGADLVMPDRYLDAKSLVNLIETQRPTVAGAVPTIWNDVLHHLDSEPDHDISSLRLVGCGGSAVPVSLMQSFEEKFGVQIRQLWGMTETSPVCTLAWPAPNTPADRHWEVRGSQGRPICGVEARIVDDEGNVLPRDNEAVGELEVRGPWITGSYYHDADPSKFENGWLRTGDVGRMDAQSYITLTDRAKDVIKSGGEWISSVELENHLIGHPKVREAAVVGVPDDRWQERPLAAVVLHEGQQATPEELREFLSDKVVRWWLPERWTFVEEIPRTSVGKYDKKTIRARYADGAYQVTHLGG, from the coding sequence ATGCAGAGCACGATGCAACCCATCCCGTTGACAGTGGCGGCGATCATGCGCTACGCGATCGAGGTGCACGGCGACCGCACCGTCACCACCGCCACCGGAGACGGCGGTTACCGCCACGCCACCTACGCCGACCTCGGCCGGGAGGCGGCCCGGCTGGCCAACGCGCTGCGCCGGCTCGGCATCACCGGGGACGAACGGGTGGCCACTTTCCAGTGGAACAACCAGGAACACCTCGCGACGTACGTGGCGGTGCCGTCGATGGGCGCGGTGCTGCACACCCTCAACATCCGGCTGTTCCCCGAACAACTGCAGTTCATCGCCTACGAGGCGCAGGACCGGGTGGTGATCGTCGACGCCTCGCTGGTGCCGCTCCTGGCGCCGGTCCTGCCGACGATGGAGACCGTGCACACCGTGATCGTCGTCGGCGCAGGCGATCTCAGCCCGCTGCAGGTTCCCGGCAAACAGGTGCTGCGCTATGAGGAGATCCTCGCCGCCGAATCCGACGAGTTCGACTGGCCCGAACTGGACGAGAACTCGGCCGCGGCGATGTGCTACACCAGCGGCACCACCGGCCACCCGAAAGGCGTGGTGTACAGCCACCGGTCGAGCTATCTGCATTCCACCGCGGTGTGCAGTGGAAACGGCCTCGGCCTGGGTTTCGAGGACCGGGTGCTGCCGATCGTGCCGATGTTCCACGCCAACGCGTGGGGGCTGCCGTACGCCGCGCTGATGGCGGGTGCGGATCTGGTGATGCCGGACCGCTACCTGGACGCCAAGTCGCTGGTGAACCTGATCGAGACCCAGCGGCCCACGGTTGCCGGTGCGGTGCCGACGATCTGGAACGACGTGCTGCACCACCTCGACAGCGAACCGGACCACGACATCTCGTCGCTGCGCCTGGTCGGCTGCGGCGGGTCGGCGGTGCCGGTGTCGCTGATGCAGTCGTTCGAGGAGAAGTTCGGTGTGCAGATCCGCCAACTGTGGGGCATGACCGAGACGTCGCCGGTCTGCACGCTGGCCTGGCCGGCGCCGAACACCCCCGCGGACCGGCACTGGGAGGTGCGGGGCAGCCAGGGCCGGCCGATCTGCGGGGTGGAGGCCCGCATCGTCGACGACGAGGGCAACGTGCTGCCCCGCGACAACGAGGCGGTGGGCGAACTGGAGGTCCGCGGGCCGTGGATCACCGGCAGCTACTACCACGACGCGGACCCGTCGAAGTTCGAGAACGGATGGCTGCGCACCGGCGATGTGGGCCGGATGGACGCACAGAGCTACATCACGTTGACCGACCGCGCCAAGGACGTCATCAAGTCCGGCGGCGAATGGATCTCGTCGGTGGAGTTGGAGAACCACCTGATCGGCCATCCCAAGGTGCGGGAGGCCGCCGTCGTCGGCGTGCCCGACGACCGGTGGCAGGAACGCCCGCTGGCCGCGGTCGTGCTGCACGAAGGTCAGCAGGCCACCCCCGAGGAGCTTCGAGAATTCCTGTCCGACAAAGTGGTCCGGTGGTGGCTGCCGGAACGCTGGACCTTCGTCGAGGAGATCCCGCGGACCAGCGTCGGCAAGTACGACAAGAAGACGATCCGGGCCCGCTACGCCGACGGCGCTTATCAGGTCACCCATCTCGGCGGCTGA
- a CDS encoding YncE family protein, protein MTGAVAVDGPVADLAINADGHALVAAHCGRDAVSLLDPARLNVQAAVPLGGDPFHVAVTRDHAYVSTISLRNEDAVEVVELGSGTVVATHPQRATITALVASPDGKRVFVGRTDSERVDIAVIDTITGEVDTVDAGWGPAINIDALHVVDNGRRLHAAVSDACSSYLVNINVETARVEGAVGIGAPIRDVAVGPDLIAYVLTSDRHRGGSVAKVDLAHGRIVERVDIGGAPTQLVLAADGSRAYIVDYDSVAVLCTVTNQVVHAIDPGAAPSGVALSPDGGRLFIADHTGRITMFAVAGAQPLWPEAFLDTDPIPAHRIPAEVA, encoded by the coding sequence GTGACGGGCGCCGTCGCGGTGGACGGGCCGGTCGCCGATCTCGCGATCAACGCCGACGGCCACGCACTGGTCGCCGCCCACTGCGGCCGGGATGCGGTGTCGCTGCTCGACCCCGCCCGGTTGAACGTCCAGGCGGCGGTGCCGCTCGGCGGTGACCCGTTCCACGTCGCGGTGACCCGCGACCACGCCTACGTCAGCACGATCTCCCTGCGCAATGAGGACGCCGTCGAGGTCGTCGAACTGGGCAGCGGCACGGTCGTCGCGACTCATCCCCAGCGGGCCACCATCACCGCCCTGGTGGCCAGCCCGGACGGTAAGCGGGTCTTCGTCGGCCGCACCGACAGCGAACGCGTCGACATCGCCGTGATCGACACCATCACCGGTGAGGTCGACACCGTCGACGCCGGCTGGGGTCCCGCCATCAACATCGACGCCCTGCACGTCGTCGACAACGGACGCCGGCTCCACGCCGCGGTGTCGGACGCGTGCAGCAGCTACCTGGTGAACATCAACGTCGAGACCGCCCGGGTCGAGGGTGCGGTCGGCATCGGCGCGCCGATCCGCGATGTCGCCGTGGGCCCCGATCTGATCGCCTACGTTCTGACCTCCGACCGCCACCGCGGCGGCTCGGTGGCGAAGGTGGACCTGGCGCACGGACGGATCGTCGAACGGGTCGACATCGGTGGCGCGCCCACGCAGCTGGTGCTCGCCGCGGACGGCAGCCGGGCCTACATCGTCGACTACGACTCCGTCGCCGTGCTGTGCACCGTCACCAATCAGGTCGTGCACGCCATCGATCCGGGTGCCGCGCCGTCCGGTGTGGCGCTCAGCCCGGACGGCGGGCGGTTGTTCATCGCCGATCACACCGGTCGAATCACGATGTTCGCCGTGGCCGGAGCACAGCCGCTGTGGCCGGAGGCGTTCCTGGACACCGATCCGATTCCGGCGCATCGCATTCCGGCCGAAGTCGCCTGA
- a CDS encoding esterase family protein, with the protein MRAIGVLLLVLPVTVAVVNRAPVAAAYSRDGLPVERLAVPSPSMGRDIIVQFQGGGPHSVYLLDGLRAQEDANGWDINTAAFEWFHDSGISVVMPVGGESSFYTDWYQPARSRSGTVTYKWETFLTKELPAWLAENRGQDPNGNAVVGLSMSGGAALNLATWYPQQFIFASSLSGYLSPSQGLWPTLIGVAMQDAGGYNARDMWGPTSDIAWRRNDPTVNVARLAANNTALWIYCGSGAMSDLDSGTDFGNNFSAQYLENITLSSNKEFQQKYVAAGGRNAIFNFPANGTHSWAYWGSQLQEMKPQLLRVLGVTTAAPQTPAPAAPPIAGAHPAGHP; encoded by the coding sequence ATGCGTGCGATCGGCGTGTTGCTGCTGGTGCTGCCCGTCACCGTCGCGGTCGTGAACCGGGCGCCGGTGGCGGCGGCGTATTCCCGCGACGGTCTTCCCGTCGAGCGGCTGGCTGTCCCGTCACCGTCGATGGGGCGCGACATCATCGTCCAATTCCAAGGCGGTGGGCCACATTCGGTGTATCTGCTGGACGGGCTGCGCGCCCAGGAGGACGCCAACGGCTGGGACATCAACACCGCGGCGTTCGAATGGTTCCACGACTCCGGGATCTCGGTGGTGATGCCGGTCGGCGGTGAGTCCAGCTTCTACACCGACTGGTATCAACCCGCCCGGAGCCGGTCGGGCACGGTGACCTACAAGTGGGAGACCTTCCTCACCAAGGAGCTGCCCGCGTGGCTGGCGGAGAACCGCGGTCAGGACCCGAACGGCAACGCCGTCGTGGGCCTTTCGATGTCGGGCGGCGCCGCCCTGAACCTGGCCACCTGGTATCCGCAGCAGTTCATCTTCGCCAGCTCGCTGTCCGGCTATCTCAGCCCGTCGCAAGGGTTGTGGCCGACGCTGATCGGTGTCGCCATGCAGGACGCCGGTGGCTACAACGCCCGCGACATGTGGGGGCCCACCAGCGACATCGCTTGGCGCCGTAACGATCCGACCGTCAACGTGGCCCGGCTCGCGGCCAACAACACGGCGCTGTGGATCTACTGCGGCAGTGGTGCGATGTCCGATCTCGACAGCGGAACCGACTTCGGAAACAATTTCAGCGCACAGTATCTGGAGAACATCACGCTGTCCTCCAACAAGGAGTTCCAGCAGAAGTATGTGGCCGCCGGCGGCCGCAACGCGATCTTCAACTTTCCCGCCAACGGCACCCACAGCTGGGCCTACTGGGGCTCGCAACTACAGGAAATGAAGCCGCAGTTGCTGCGGGTCCTCGGCGTCACGACGGCCGCTCCGCAGACCCCGGCTCCGGCCGCTCCGCCGATCGCCGGCGCCCACCCCGCCGGCCATCCGTGA